The following proteins come from a genomic window of Polaribacter dokdonensis:
- a CDS encoding lycopene cyclase family protein: MNSATKNFDYIIVGGGASGLMMAYRMSKDAYFDDKSILILDQIKKSSNDRTWCFWEKNIGDWDDILNHSWRDIIFKGDSGAMQTCIEPYVYKMIKSSDFYQKVWKIISTKQNIQFSEENVVKIQQEESLGVVFTTENKYHSKRIINSVLFSDVYQEQQKYPVLQQHFVGYFVKTKEPVFTTNAATFMDFTIPQKGNTRFMYVLPYAENEALFEYTLFSKELLEYTAYADAIKAYLEDKNITDYEIVEKEQGAIPMTSYKFWNSNSVNIIHIGTAGGWSKASTGFTFKNIDKKTRHLINHLKKETSLKSFQKTNRFWFYDLLLLDILSKHNAKGAAVFSRMFKKLSPQLILKFLDEETTFSKELKIFSNMQIRLFSKALIKRLF, encoded by the coding sequence TTGAATTCAGCTACCAAAAATTTCGATTATATTATTGTTGGTGGAGGAGCTTCAGGCTTAATGATGGCTTATAGAATGAGCAAAGATGCTTATTTTGATGATAAATCGATTCTAATTCTTGATCAAATAAAAAAATCAAGCAATGATAGAACTTGGTGTTTTTGGGAAAAGAATATAGGTGATTGGGATGACATCTTAAATCATTCTTGGAGAGATATTATATTCAAGGGCGATAGTGGAGCCATGCAAACTTGTATAGAGCCTTATGTCTATAAAATGATTAAGAGTTCTGACTTTTACCAAAAAGTCTGGAAGATAATTAGCACAAAACAAAACATTCAGTTTAGTGAAGAAAATGTAGTTAAAATTCAACAAGAGGAAAGCCTTGGAGTAGTTTTTACCACTGAAAATAAATACCATTCAAAAAGAATAATCAATAGTGTTTTGTTTTCTGACGTGTATCAGGAACAACAAAAGTATCCTGTATTGCAACAGCACTTTGTAGGTTATTTTGTAAAAACAAAAGAACCTGTATTTACTACGAATGCAGCTACTTTTATGGATTTTACAATTCCTCAAAAAGGGAATACAAGATTTATGTATGTTTTGCCTTATGCTGAAAACGAAGCTCTGTTTGAATATACTTTGTTTTCTAAAGAGTTATTAGAGTATACTGCTTATGCTGATGCTATTAAAGCTTATTTAGAAGATAAAAATATTACAGATTACGAAATTGTTGAAAAGGAGCAAGGTGCTATACCAATGACTTCTTACAAGTTCTGGAATTCAAATTCAGTCAATATTATTCATATTGGTACAGCAGGTGGTTGGAGCAAAGCAAGTACTGGGTTTACCTTCAAGAATATAGACAAGAAAACAAGGCATTTAATTAATCACCTTAAAAAAGAAACTTCCTTAAAGTCCTTTCAAAAAACCAATCGATTTTGGTTTTATGATTTACTGTTATTAGATATTTTGTCTAAGCATAATGCAAAGGGAGCTGCTGTATTTTCTAGAATGTTTAAAAAGCTATCTCCTCAGCTTATTTTAAAATTTTTAGATGAGGAAACAACTTTTTCAAAAGAGTTAAAAATCTTCTCTAATATGCAAATACGCTTGTTTAGTAAAGCTTTAATAAAACGTTTATTTTAA
- a CDS encoding sterol desaturase family protein, whose amino-acid sequence MLFLVTLGVFLLMEGVTWCTHKYVMHGFGWYLHEDHHQPKYDGFEKNDAFFVVFAIPSMALFYFGSYTSHVYLTYIGLGILCYGIAYFLVHDVLIHQRFKWFKNTNNWYLKGLRKAHKIHHKNMGKEDSQCFGMLFVPVKYFKQFKK is encoded by the coding sequence ATGCTATTCTTAGTTACCTTGGGTGTTTTTTTGTTGATGGAAGGTGTAACTTGGTGTACGCATAAATATGTAATGCATGGCTTTGGATGGTATTTGCATGAAGACCATCATCAACCAAAATATGATGGTTTTGAAAAAAATGATGCTTTCTTTGTAGTTTTTGCAATACCTAGTATGGCTTTGTTCTATTTTGGTAGTTATACGAGTCATGTTTATTTAACCTATATAGGTTTAGGAATTCTTTGTTATGGAATTGCCTATTTTTTAGTGCATGATGTACTTATTCATCAGCGTTTTAAATGGTTTAAAAACACAAATAATTGGTATTTAAAGGGCTTACGTAAAGCGCATAAAATACATCATAAAAATATGGGTAAAGAAGACAGCCAATGTTTTGGAATGTTGTTTGTACCTGTAAAATACTTTAAGCAGTTTAAGAAATAG
- a CDS encoding N-acetylornithine carbamoyltransferase, which produces MKNYTSIKDIENIHNWITEAKKVKANPLANKNLGKNKTLGLLFFNSSLRTRLSTQKAALNLGMEPIVMNVSGDAWGIEFEDGTEMNGNTAEHIKEAAAVVSQYCDVIAVRAFPTLTDKEKDESEQVLNSFVKYASVPIVSMESATGHPLQGLTDALTIAENSLKKKPKVVLSWAPHIKALPHAVANSFTQAMQKMDVEFVIANPEGYDLSKEITKDTPIYHNQAQAFKDADFIYAKNWSSYESYGQLLDVNDNWTITKDKIGDAKFMHCLPVRRNVVVEDAVLDSKNSLVIEQANNRTYAAQLVLKKILENL; this is translated from the coding sequence ATGAAAAACTACACCTCTATTAAAGATATAGAAAACATTCACAATTGGATTACTGAGGCTAAAAAAGTTAAAGCAAATCCACTTGCCAATAAAAACCTTGGTAAAAACAAAACCTTAGGATTACTATTTTTCAATTCTAGTTTAAGAACAAGATTAAGCACACAAAAAGCAGCATTAAATTTAGGGATGGAACCTATTGTAATGAATGTTTCTGGTGATGCTTGGGGCATTGAATTTGAAGATGGCACAGAAATGAATGGGAATACAGCTGAACATATTAAAGAAGCAGCAGCTGTGGTTTCTCAATATTGTGATGTTATTGCTGTTAGAGCTTTTCCTACTTTAACAGATAAAGAGAAAGATGAGTCTGAACAGGTATTAAATTCATTCGTTAAATATGCTAGTGTACCTATTGTTAGTATGGAAAGTGCTACTGGTCATCCTTTACAAGGATTAACTGATGCTTTAACCATTGCTGAAAACTCACTAAAAAAGAAACCAAAAGTGGTGTTAAGTTGGGCTCCTCATATTAAAGCTTTACCACATGCTGTAGCAAATAGTTTTACACAGGCCATGCAAAAAATGGATGTTGAGTTTGTAATTGCAAACCCAGAAGGATATGATTTAAGCAAAGAGATTACAAAAGACACACCTATTTATCATAATCAGGCACAGGCTTTTAAGGATGCTGATTTTATCTATGCAAAAAATTGGAGTTCTTATGAATCTTATGGACAACTATTAGACGTTAATGACAATTGGACCATCACAAAAGATAAAATTGGTGATGCTAAATTTATGCATTGCTTACCTGTAAGAAGAAATGTTGTGGTTGAAGATGCTGTTCTAGATTCAAAAAATTCTTTGGTGATAGAACAAGCCAATAACAGAACATATGCTGCTCAATTGGTGTTAAAGAAAATTTTAGAAAACCTGTAA
- a CDS encoding phytoene desaturase family protein, producing the protein MGKEIYIIGSGFSSLAASCYLSKEGYNVTVLEKNDTLGGRARQFKKEGFTFDLGPSWYWMPDVFERFFADFGKKPSDYYILDKLSPGYEVYFGENDSIKISDKIEEIYEMFESVEPGSAKHLKSFIDSAKANYETAIKDLVYKPGISPLELVNSTTIARVTQFFSTIRKQVRKNIKNDKLIEILEFPVLFLGAKPSNTPAFYNFMNYADFGLGTWHPRGGMFKVIEGMVSLATSLGVKFQVDANVDKIITDGNNDVRGLLVNGKEIKTDLVLSGADYHHTETLLNENLRQYSEKYWAKKTFAPSSLLFYVGFDKKIENASHHTLFFDTDFDKHAEEIYDNPKWPTAPLFYANFTSMTDKTSAPEGKEAGFFLIPLAPGIEDTEELREAYFEKIMNRFEKLTNQEVRKSVIFKRSFCVKDFEQEYNSYKGNAYGMANTLLQTAFLRPKIKSSKVNNLYFTGQLTVPGPGVPPALISGKIASDLINKNHK; encoded by the coding sequence ATGGGTAAAGAAATCTATATAATTGGTTCTGGCTTTTCTTCTTTGGCAGCATCTTGTTACTTGTCAAAAGAAGGTTATAACGTTACTGTTTTAGAAAAAAACGACACACTTGGTGGTAGAGCAAGACAATTTAAAAAAGAAGGTTTTACTTTTGATTTAGGTCCTTCTTGGTATTGGATGCCAGATGTATTTGAAAGGTTCTTTGCAGATTTTGGTAAAAAACCTTCAGACTATTACATATTAGACAAATTAAGTCCTGGTTATGAAGTGTATTTTGGAGAAAACGATTCAATCAAAATATCTGATAAAATAGAAGAGATTTATGAAATGTTTGAAAGTGTAGAGCCAGGTAGTGCTAAGCATTTAAAATCATTTATAGATTCTGCAAAAGCAAATTACGAAACAGCTATTAAGGATTTAGTGTATAAACCAGGTATATCTCCATTAGAGTTGGTAAATTCAACTACGATAGCAAGAGTTACTCAGTTCTTTTCTACAATTAGAAAACAAGTGCGTAAGAATATAAAAAATGACAAGCTGATTGAGATTTTAGAATTTCCAGTGTTGTTTTTAGGAGCAAAACCTAGTAATACTCCAGCATTTTACAATTTTATGAATTATGCTGATTTTGGTCTTGGAACTTGGCATCCTAGAGGAGGAATGTTTAAGGTCATAGAAGGTATGGTTTCTTTAGCTACATCTTTAGGCGTAAAGTTTCAAGTAGATGCAAACGTAGATAAAATTATTACAGATGGTAATAATGATGTAAGAGGTTTACTAGTAAATGGTAAAGAAATTAAAACTGATTTGGTTTTAAGTGGTGCAGATTATCATCATACAGAAACGCTTTTAAATGAAAATCTAAGACAATATTCAGAAAAGTATTGGGCAAAGAAAACTTTTGCTCCATCATCTTTATTATTTTATGTTGGTTTTGATAAAAAAATAGAAAATGCTAGTCATCATACTTTATTTTTCGATACTGATTTTGATAAGCATGCAGAAGAAATTTACGATAATCCTAAATGGCCTACTGCACCTTTATTTTATGCTAACTTTACGTCTATGACAGATAAAACCTCTGCACCAGAAGGTAAAGAAGCAGGTTTCTTTTTAATTCCTTTAGCTCCTGGGATTGAAGACACAGAAGAGCTGAGAGAAGCTTATTTTGAGAAGATAATGAATCGATTTGAGAAGTTAACGAATCAAGAAGTTAGAAAAAGTGTTATCTTTAAACGATCTTTTTGTGTAAAAGACTTCGAACAAGAATATAATTCTTACAAAGGCAATGCATATGGAATGGCAAATACGCTGCTACAAACTGCATTTCTAAGACCAAAAATAAAAAGTAGTAAGGTAAATAATTTGTATTTTACAGGTCAGTTAACGGTTCCTGGTCCAGGAGTTCCACCAGCATTAATATCAGGTAAAATAGCATCAGATTTAATTAATAAAAATCACAAGTAA
- a CDS encoding MerR family transcriptional regulator — MNNIKQDFTIKDLENISGIKAHTIRIWEKRYNLLEPKRTETNIRYYTPENLTKLLNIVLLNKNNFKISKIAAMSEDEITSQSRELAFSIATNDEAINAFKVSMFQFDKILFNNTYHKLLHKKTFREIFKDVFIPFLDHIGLLWQTETLLPAHEHFISNLIAQKIQLNTEKLQYSISNTNKTYVLFLPENEIHELGLLYLNYELVLRGFHTIYLGQSLPLNNLNYFLEGDREICFIASLTIQPYDDKVEDYFSEIDEVMHNTNNQFIAVGRKIAKIKHLELNDSIKLYDSIPDLLKVL, encoded by the coding sequence TTGAACAATATAAAGCAGGATTTCACGATAAAAGACCTTGAAAACATTTCTGGAATCAAGGCACATACAATTCGAATTTGGGAAAAACGATACAATTTGTTAGAACCAAAAAGAACCGAAACAAATATAAGATATTACACACCAGAGAATTTAACAAAGCTTTTAAATATCGTATTATTAAATAAAAATAACTTTAAAATTTCTAAGATTGCAGCCATGTCTGAAGATGAGATTACTTCTCAATCTAGAGAATTGGCATTTAGTATTGCAACAAATGATGAAGCAATAAATGCATTTAAAGTTTCTATGTTTCAGTTCGATAAAATACTATTTAACAACACCTATCATAAACTATTACATAAAAAAACCTTTAGAGAAATTTTTAAAGATGTTTTTATTCCGTTTTTAGATCATATAGGTTTGCTATGGCAAACAGAAACTTTATTACCTGCTCATGAGCATTTTATATCGAACCTAATTGCTCAAAAAATACAACTTAACACAGAGAAATTACAATACAGTATTAGTAATACAAATAAAACTTATGTTTTATTCTTACCAGAAAATGAAATACATGAGCTAGGTTTACTATATTTAAACTACGAATTAGTGTTAAGAGGTTTTCACACAATTTATTTAGGGCAAAGTTTACCATTAAATAATTTAAATTACTTCTTAGAAGGTGATAGGGAAATTTGTTTTATTGCTTCTTTAACCATTCAGCCTTATGATGACAAAGTAGAAGATTATTTCAGCGAAATTGATGAAGTAATGCATAATACGAATAATCAGTTTATTGCTGTTGGTAGAAAAATTGCAAAGATTAAGCACTTAGAATTGAATGATAGTATTAAATTATATGATTCAATACCTGATTTGTTAAAAGTATTATAA
- a CDS encoding phytoene/squalene synthase family protein: MKELFDSVSNDCSKLVTKSYSTSFSLAVNMLSPKIRADIYNIYGFVRFADEIVDTFHDYNKEELMAHFERDYYMSKEQGISLNPILNSFQQTVNRYNIPEEMVQAFLKSMKADLHKTQYQTKAEYDEYIYGSADVVGLMCLKVFVDGDEKRYNELKDAAMRLGSAFQKVNFLRDLKDDFELLNRSYFPNVDLGQLNAISKQLIIDEIEADFDYAYTHGILKLPVEAKFGVYMAYRYYRRLLKKLKAVPSEKIMDTRIRISDPMKINLLARSYVKYKLNII, encoded by the coding sequence ATGAAAGAATTATTTGACAGTGTCTCTAACGATTGTAGCAAACTAGTTACAAAAAGTTACAGTACTTCATTCTCTTTGGCTGTGAATATGCTGTCGCCAAAAATTAGAGCAGATATTTATAATATTTATGGTTTTGTTCGTTTTGCAGATGAAATTGTAGATACGTTTCACGACTACAATAAAGAAGAGTTAATGGCTCATTTTGAGCGTGATTATTATATGTCTAAAGAACAAGGAATTAGTTTAAATCCTATTTTAAACTCCTTTCAACAAACTGTAAACAGATACAACATACCAGAAGAAATGGTGCAAGCCTTTTTAAAGAGTATGAAAGCAGATTTACATAAAACTCAATATCAAACAAAAGCAGAGTATGACGAATATATTTATGGTTCTGCAGATGTTGTAGGTTTAATGTGTTTAAAGGTTTTTGTAGATGGTGATGAAAAACGATATAATGAACTAAAAGATGCTGCAATGCGTTTGGGCTCTGCTTTTCAGAAAGTAAATTTTTTACGTGATTTAAAAGACGATTTCGAATTGCTAAACAGATCTTACTTTCCGAATGTAGATTTAGGACAATTGAATGCTATTTCTAAACAACTTATTATTGATGAAATTGAAGCCGATTTCGATTATGCATACACACATGGTATTTTAAAATTACCAGTAGAAGCAAAATTCGGGGTGTATATGGCTTATAGATATTATAGAAGATTACTTAAAAAACTAAAAGCTGTTCCATCAGAAAAAATAATGGATACAAGAATTAGGATTTCTGATCCAATGAAAATAAATTTGTTGGCTAGAAGTTATGTAAAATATAAACTGAATATTATTTAG
- the argB gene encoding acetylglutamate kinase, translated as MEKLSIIKIGGNIIEDEASLNTFLQLFANLEGHKILVHGGGKRATLIASKLGINSKLIDGRRITDAETLEVITMVYGGLVNKNIVAKLQALNIDALGLTGADINSIQSVKRPIQKIDYGFVGDVKQIASSSIDKLIQANFTPVFCAITHDKKGQLLNTNADTIANTIAAGMSRIYDTSIYYCFELNGVLQDFNDKESVIKHINAESYKELLEKGIISDGMIPKIDNCFDALQNGVQKVYIGNTAMLTKENNNFTTITL; from the coding sequence ATGGAAAAACTATCAATCATAAAAATAGGTGGAAATATTATTGAAGATGAAGCGTCTTTAAATACGTTCTTACAACTTTTTGCCAATCTTGAAGGACATAAAATTTTAGTTCATGGAGGAGGAAAACGTGCAACACTTATTGCCTCTAAACTAGGTATTAATTCCAAATTAATTGATGGCAGAAGAATTACGGATGCAGAAACTTTAGAGGTTATTACTATGGTTTATGGAGGCTTAGTCAACAAAAATATAGTAGCTAAACTACAAGCACTGAATATTGATGCTCTAGGTTTAACTGGTGCAGATATCAATAGCATACAGTCTGTTAAAAGACCAATACAAAAAATTGATTATGGTTTTGTAGGTGATGTCAAACAAATTGCATCAAGTTCTATAGACAAATTAATTCAAGCCAACTTTACCCCTGTTTTTTGTGCAATTACACATGATAAAAAAGGACAATTATTAAACACCAATGCAGATACTATTGCAAATACAATAGCTGCTGGAATGAGTAGAATTTATGACACATCAATTTACTATTGTTTTGAATTGAATGGTGTTTTACAAGATTTTAACGATAAAGAATCAGTTATTAAACATATCAATGCTGAATCTTATAAAGAACTATTAGAAAAAGGTATTATTTCTGATGGAATGATTCCAAAAATAGACAATTGCTTTGATGCACTTCAGAATGGAGTACAAAAGGTATATATAGGTAATACAGCTATGCTTACAAAAGAAAACAACAATTTTACAACCATTACTTTATAA
- a CDS encoding M20 family metallo-hydrolase: MITIEKLTEKAISLLKNLIETQSFSSEEEQTAALIEAWFIEFKIPFQRTKNNVWATNKYFDDSKPTLLLNSHHDTVKPNSAYTNDPFKAFVEDGKLYGLGSNDAGGCLVSLIATFTNFYAQENLKYNLVIVASAEEESSGPNGLNSMLSIIPHVDVAIVGEPTLMNLAVAEKGLVVFDAVVKGTPSHAAHPNNNNSIYNAIEVLQWFKDFKFEKTSNALGDVKMTVTQINAGKQHNVVPAHVDLVVDVRVNDAYSNQEIADILQEQSPCTEIKPRSLRLNSSSISTDHDLVKAGIIMGRETYGSPTLSDQSVLTCQSLKLGPGDSTRSHSANEFIYVSEIEEGIQIYIELLNRVII, from the coding sequence ATGATTACAATCGAAAAATTAACAGAGAAAGCAATTTCACTTTTAAAGAATTTAATTGAAACTCAATCTTTTTCTTCTGAAGAAGAACAAACTGCAGCATTAATTGAAGCTTGGTTTATAGAGTTTAAAATTCCATTTCAAAGAACAAAAAATAATGTTTGGGCTACTAATAAATATTTTGATGATAGCAAGCCAACACTTCTATTAAACTCACATCATGATACTGTTAAACCCAACTCAGCCTACACAAATGACCCTTTTAAAGCATTTGTAGAAGATGGTAAATTATATGGTTTAGGTTCTAATGATGCAGGTGGTTGCTTAGTATCATTAATTGCAACATTTACTAATTTTTATGCACAAGAAAACTTAAAATACAATTTAGTTATAGTTGCTTCTGCAGAAGAGGAAAGTTCAGGGCCTAATGGATTAAATAGTATGTTATCAATTATACCTCATGTGGATGTAGCTATTGTTGGTGAACCTACTTTAATGAATTTGGCTGTAGCTGAAAAAGGTTTGGTAGTTTTTGATGCTGTTGTAAAAGGTACACCAAGTCATGCTGCACATCCAAATAACAACAATTCAATATATAATGCAATTGAAGTATTACAATGGTTCAAAGATTTTAAATTCGAAAAAACTTCGAATGCTTTGGGTGATGTAAAAATGACAGTTACACAAATAAATGCGGGTAAACAGCATAATGTTGTTCCAGCTCACGTAGATTTGGTTGTAGATGTTCGTGTAAATGATGCGTATTCAAATCAAGAAATTGCAGATATTTTACAAGAACAATCTCCTTGCACAGAAATTAAACCAAGAAGTTTAAGACTAAATTCTTCTTCCATATCTACAGATCATGATTTGGTAAAAGCAGGAATTATAATGGGTAGAGAAACGTATGGCTCTCCTACCCTTTCAGATCAATCTGTATTAACGTGTCAATCTTTAAAATTAGGACCTGGAGATAGTACACGTTCTCATTCTGCAAATGAATTTATATATGTTTCAGAAATCGAAGAAGGAATTCAGATTTATATTGAACTGCTAAATAGAGTAATTATTTAA
- a CDS encoding RNA polymerase sigma factor: protein MQKDLEAKFLSDFETNQNIAHKICRVYTTNREAHNDLFQEITIQLWKNYPKFRGDSKFSTWMYRVALNTAISLYRKSTRRVKTQDISDFAYKIKSQDYDDTEELQLKALYKAVHQLNDIDKALIFLYLEDKPYKEISETLGITSVNARVKMNRAKEKLKNILNP, encoded by the coding sequence GTGCAAAAAGATTTAGAAGCTAAATTTTTATCGGACTTTGAAACTAATCAAAATATTGCGCATAAAATTTGTAGAGTTTATACTACAAACAGAGAGGCTCATAATGACCTGTTTCAAGAAATAACCATTCAACTTTGGAAAAACTATCCAAAGTTTAGAGGGGATTCTAAATTCAGTACTTGGATGTACAGAGTTGCATTAAACACTGCAATTTCGTTATATAGAAAATCTACAAGAAGGGTAAAAACGCAAGACATAAGTGATTTTGCATACAAAATAAAATCACAAGATTATGATGATACAGAAGAATTACAATTGAAAGCATTATATAAAGCTGTACATCAATTAAATGATATTGATAAAGCACTTATTTTCTTGTACTTAGAAGATAAACCTTATAAAGAAATCTCTGAAACGTTAGGAATAACTTCTGTAAATGCAAGAGTTAAAATGAATAGAGCTAAAGAGAAATTAAAAAACATACTAAACCCATAA
- the argH gene encoding argininosuccinate lyase — protein MKLWDKGFSIDKQIENFTVGNDREIDIHIAKYDVQASLAHAIMLASIGIISADELIDLKKGLKELADDIENGTFVIESSFEDVHSKIEWELTNKLGEVGKKIHTARSRNDQVLVALQLYYKENLAIVNDKVKALFDTLLNLANTHKDSLLPGYTHLQVAMPSSFGLWFSAYAELLIDDVYVLNAVSKVVDQNPLGSAAGYGSSFPIDRELTTKELEFATLKYNVVAAQLSRGKSERSIASALGGLCNTMARFAMDVCLYMSQNFGFISFPDELTTGSSIMPHKKNPDVFELIRGKCNKIQALHSEMLLITNNLPTGYHRDFQLLKENIIAAFEDVKDILDIFNYSIQQVIVKDIDLNDEKYQYLFTVDSINNLVVEGMSFREAYQKIGGQVQEGTYKPDLGKQHSHVGSIHNLSLDKIRDKFPLK, from the coding sequence ATGAAACTTTGGGATAAAGGATTTTCAATAGACAAACAGATAGAAAACTTTACAGTGGGTAATGATAGAGAAATTGACATTCATATTGCAAAATATGATGTACAAGCTTCTTTAGCACATGCAATAATGTTAGCATCTATAGGAATTATTTCTGCTGATGAATTAATAGACCTTAAAAAAGGTTTGAAAGAATTAGCTGATGATATTGAAAATGGAACTTTTGTAATAGAGTCTTCTTTTGAAGATGTACATTCTAAAATTGAATGGGAGTTGACCAACAAATTAGGTGAGGTTGGTAAGAAAATTCATACAGCTCGTTCAAGAAACGATCAAGTTTTAGTAGCTCTACAATTGTATTATAAAGAAAATTTAGCAATTGTAAATGATAAAGTAAAAGCCCTTTTTGATACTTTATTAAATCTTGCTAACACTCACAAAGATTCATTATTACCTGGTTACACACATTTACAAGTGGCAATGCCATCATCATTTGGATTGTGGTTTTCTGCGTATGCAGAGTTATTAATTGATGACGTTTATGTGTTAAATGCAGTTTCTAAAGTTGTAGACCAAAACCCATTAGGTTCTGCTGCTGGATATGGTTCTTCTTTTCCTATTGATAGAGAATTAACCACCAAAGAATTAGAATTTGCAACTTTAAAATACAACGTAGTTGCTGCACAATTGAGCAGAGGAAAAAGTGAACGTTCTATAGCATCTGCTTTAGGTGGTTTGTGTAATACAATGGCTCGTTTTGCAATGGATGTTTGTCTGTATATGAGTCAGAATTTTGGTTTTATTTCTTTTCCTGATGAGCTAACTACAGGAAGTAGCATTATGCCTCATAAAAAGAATCCAGATGTTTTTGAATTAATTCGTGGAAAATGTAATAAAATACAAGCTTTACATTCAGAAATGTTATTAATCACCAATAATCTGCCTACAGGTTATCACAGAGATTTTCAGTTATTAAAAGAGAATATTATTGCAGCATTTGAAGATGTGAAAGATATTTTAGACATCTTTAATTACTCAATTCAGCAAGTAATTGTAAAAGATATAGATTTGAATGATGAAAAATATCAATATTTATTTACGGTAGATTCTATTAACAATTTGGTAGTAGAAGGCATGTCTTTTAGAGAAGCATATCAAAAAATTGGTGGTCAAGTGCAAGAAGGAACGTACAAACCAGACTTAGGGAAACAACATTCTCATGTTGGGAGTATCCATAATTTATCCTTAGATAAAATTAGAGACAAATTTCCTTTAAAATAA
- a CDS encoding threonine aldolase family protein, producing the protein MIIDLISDTVTKPTPEMLQAMMSANVGDDVFKMDPTVNALEQKVAKLFGMEDALFFPSGTMANQTAIKLHTQPGDLVICDKYAHIYNYESGGVAFNSGVTCKLIDGERGMFTADQIEEIASAKPQIYLPYTSLICLENTTNKGGGACWDFKEIEKIYKVAKQNNLGFHLDGARLFNALVARNESPKQYGALFDTISICFSKGLGAPIGSMLVGTKEMMQKALRLRKLLGGGMRQIGFLAAAANYALDHHVERLAEDHKKAKEIATVLKSCSYITKIEPVETNILIFYVDDKIGADHFIEKMAEKNILLTPMGEGKIRIVTHLDYTDEMHTILLKELEDF; encoded by the coding sequence ATGATTATAGACTTAATATCTGATACAGTTACCAAACCAACACCTGAAATGTTGCAGGCTATGATGAGCGCAAATGTAGGTGATGATGTTTTTAAGATGGACCCTACTGTAAACGCTTTAGAACAAAAGGTTGCTAAACTTTTTGGTATGGAAGATGCTTTGTTTTTTCCATCAGGAACTATGGCAAACCAAACAGCTATAAAATTACATACTCAGCCAGGAGATTTAGTAATTTGTGATAAATATGCACATATTTATAATTACGAAAGTGGAGGAGTAGCTTTTAATTCTGGGGTTACTTGTAAATTGATTGATGGTGAAAGAGGAATGTTTACAGCAGATCAAATAGAAGAAATAGCTTCAGCAAAACCACAGATTTATTTGCCATACACAAGTTTAATTTGTTTAGAAAATACCACAAATAAAGGTGGTGGAGCTTGTTGGGATTTTAAAGAAATAGAGAAGATATACAAGGTTGCCAAACAAAATAATTTAGGTTTTCACTTAGATGGTGCACGATTGTTTAATGCGTTAGTAGCTAGAAATGAATCACCTAAACAATATGGAGCATTGTTTGATACCATATCTATTTGTTTTTCTAAAGGATTAGGTGCACCTATTGGTTCTATGCTAGTTGGTACAAAAGAAATGATGCAGAAAGCCCTGCGTTTACGCAAATTATTAGGTGGAGGAATGAGACAAATTGGTTTCTTAGCAGCAGCTGCCAATTATGCTTTAGATCATCATGTAGAAAGGTTGGCAGAAGACCATAAAAAAGCAAAGGAAATCGCTACAGTATTAAAAAGTTGCAGTTACATAACTAAAATTGAACCTGTAGAAACAAATATTTTGATTTTTTATGTCGATGATAAAATAGGAGCCGATCATTTTATAGAGAAAATGGCCGAAAAAAATATACTGCTAACACCAATGGGAGAAGGTAAAATTAGAATTGTAACGCATTTAGATTATACAGATGAAATGCATACTATTCTGCTAAAAGAATTAGAGGATTTCTAG